The genomic stretch AATTGAAAAATATTTGAAGTGTAAAGAATTAAAAAGGTTAGGTTTTTCAGATCAAGACATAGCTGGATTTATGAGTGAAGAGCCTGGTCAAATAAGAAAATGGCTTGAAATACTTCAGTTAATGGAAGCATATTTGGATGAATACGAATATAATGGAATTTATACTAGGCTAGAAAAAACAGAAGGCCAATTTGTTGATTTACAAGGATATATTGATTCGTATAAAAAGTGTGGTTCGAATGTACAGAAGGTTGATTGGTCTTTTACTGATTCAGATATATCTGATTTGAAAACGGTTTGTTTTGATTATATTCGCGCAAGGTATGAAGGTAAAGAGTTTCGTGATATTGCTAAAACTGGGAAAGATGGGAGTATTTTTTTCTATAAAGATTTATGGGAGGCTTTTTTTTCGGCGCATGTGGATAAAACCCCTAAAGATGAGGAAACTGTTGATGAATTGAGGGAAAAATATCCAGATGAGGATTTAAGTAAATTACTTAAAAGAAGAGATAATGAGTGGGTTGAGCGTTCTAAAGGGCAAATTAAAGGCAATTTACAACGTTATACAAGGAAACTTGAGGATAAAAGAGCGTCAAATAAGCCAGCTGATTTGCTTGATCGAGCACTCAGTTCTTTGCAAGCGGTAGACTGTGAACAACAGAGCTTTTTGACAGATCCTAATGTGAGGGATTTGGTAAAAAAAATAAATGCTATTATATGGGATATGAAGAAGTGCTTAGATCGGGGGTGAACTATCTATGCCAACAATTTCAATAGATCTTGATGTTATGAATAAAAAAATTTTTTTGTATGGAGATATTGAAAAATTAAAAAGTCATAGATTTGCATGGAGATATATAAAGGATTATTTGAAGCCACTAGTTGAAACGGATAAAATAGTTATCCCAATTAGCGAGAAAGATACCATTACATTACTGTCCGATATAAGGGAAATGTTAAAAAAGTATGGATTTAATGAGAAACAGAGTAATACATCTGAACAGGCGCTATTGGATTTTTATAAGGAAGAAGAAAAATTTTCAGAATTTTCAGAAAAAGCCTTTGATATTAGAAACAATAAATGCGTATTTGAAGAATTCAAAAGTTTTAGTGATTCTGTAGCAATCAGGTTACCTAATAGGTCTCTTTATCCGCTTCAGTTACTTTCGGCCTATCACCTTGCTTTTGCACAAAATGCGTGTAATTTTTCTGTGCCTGGCGCTGGAAAAACTAGTATTGTGTATGGTGCATACGCTTATTTAAAACATCTTCCAGAAGGCGATTTAAAAAAGATAGATAAGTTATTGATCGTTGGACCATTAAGTTCTTTTGGACCCTGGGAGCTTGAATATGCTGAATGTTTTGGAAAGAAACCAAATGCTAAGAGACTTATAAGCGGTTTATCACATGAAGCAAAAACTGATTATTTATATTCTCGCAATACAGCAGAAATTACATTGATTTCTTATGCATCTCTTGTCCCATTAAAGAATGAATTAGAATTTTATTTGAAATATAATAGAGTAATGATGGTTCTTGATGAAGCACACAAAGCAAAAAATACTTCTGGAGGTATCACTGCAGAAACGGTATTATCTCTTTCTAAAAATTGTTCTGCACGAGTTGTTTTAACAGGCACCCCAGCTCCAAATGGTTATGAAGATCTTTATAACATGTTTAAATTTATATGGCCCAATAAGAATATAATTGGATTCCAAGTCAACCAGTTAAAAGATATGACTTCACGAATTAATGATTTACGAGTTGATCGTCTAATAAATAATATAGCTCCTTTTTTCATGCGTATTAAAAAAAGCGATTTAAATATTCCTTTAGCAACTGTTCATCCGCCAATTGAGGTCGAAATGGGTCCTATACAACGAAGAATTTATGATTTTGTTGAGAAAAAGTACATTAATTCGTTGCTTAATGATGGAATTCCAGATACATCTTCTAGGTTTAAATCTCTTCTTGCCCAAGCAAAGGTACTAAGGTTAATGCAAGTTGCTACAAATCCTGCTATGCTTAAAGAACCATTATGCGAATTTCTGCAAGATGATGATTGCTGTCAGGAGGTATATCGGTCGGTTGATGATGTTGATGTGCTTAAAGAAATTGGCGAATATGAAATACTAGAAACTCCATCAAAATATGTGGCTGCAAAAGAGTTAATTGAAAGAATCATTAATGGGGGTAGTAAGGTTGTAGTATGGGCTACATTTATTCATACTATACATGAATTTAAAGATTATCTATCAATTAATGGTATTGCTTCTCAAGAATTGTATGGAGCTATACCCGTAGAGCAAGAGGGGATAGAAGGTGAAACAAACCAGCAAATTGTTACTCGAGAAAAAATAGTAGCAGAATTTCAGAAAGAAGATTGTCCATATAAAGTAATAATTGCAAATCCCTTTGCTGTTGCAGAATCTATTTCTCTTCATAAGGCTTGCCATAATGCCATATATTTGGAACGGTCGTTTAATGCTGCTCATTTTGTCCAATCAAAGGACCGCATACACAGATATGGTTTGAAACCCGGAACAGAGACTCATTATTTTTTTATAGTTTCAAAAGACTCTATTGATGACACAATTAATGAAAGATTAACTGAAAAAGAACGTAGAATGACGGAAATAATGGAGAATATGCCTATTCCATTATTTGATAATATTTCTTTCGACCTAGGTGATGAAGATATAAAGGCGTTGATTAAAGACTATGTTAGAAGAACTAAAAAAAATTAACCGTTTAGGTGATAAAGGTGATATAATTTTATTCCTAAAGTCTGTAATTGGAAGGCAGAGATTATACCGTAAGGATATTCAAAAAATTTGTGAATATTCTTCTGAGAGGATATTTCAAAATATTAATTCAATATTATTATATTGTGAATATTTAGAACTGATTATTGTCGAAGAGAAAATATACATTTCTCCAGTTATTGGAAGGGTACTTGATGATCCAATTAAATTGAATGATACTATTATTTCAAATACCATATCGAAAATGTTTAGTGTTCAAGCATTTGAACAGAATATGTTTATATTTGATGTATTAGAAAAGCGTTTTATATTTAAAAATGAAAAACTATCGTTAGATTATTTTATTTTTAGAAATTTACTTATCAGTCAGGGATTTTTTGAAGTTATTCGCACTAATACGAAATTTAAGTTTTTTGTTGCCTCTCAATATGAAGTGCTAATTTCTTCTTTTTGTAAAGAGAGAAATAAAGCTTTTACTATTGAGCAATTACGGAAAAAGCTTGAAGAAAACGAATTAGCAGGCGAAATGGCTGAATGTTTTGTTTTATCGTTTGAAAGGAAAAGAATAACGAATGTGAATTTGAAAGATTTGATTAAAAGGATATCAGATATAGATGTAGGTGCGGGTTATGATATCGTTTCTTTCAACTCTAATAATTCGGTAAGTATTGATCGATTTATAGAAGTAAAAGCAATTTCAGATTTAGAATCTTTTTATTGGTCAAAAAATGAATACGATATTGCAAAACTAAAAGGTAATGAGTATTGCTTATATCTTGTTGATTTAAAAAGAATTACTGATAATGAGTACATTCCCATGATAATAAAAAATCCTGCTAATACATTGTTTAAGTCCGATGATTGGTTAGTGGAATCTCAATCATTTCATGTTTGGCATGTTTGATTAGGAGTAAGTTAAATGAAGCATCCTAAATTTAGTACTACACCTGAAGTATCTTTACGGATGTCAAAGGTACATCTCAAAGGTGGGAAAGCAGAAGATTTATTGGTTAAAGCCTTATGGCATAAAAAAATTAGGTATCGTAAAAATTATAAGCCTCTTCCAGGGTCACCTGACATAGCTATTACAAAACATAAAGTTGCTGTTTTTGTAGATGGAGAGTTTTGGCATGGATATAATTGGTCGGAACGCAAAGAGAAGATTAAATCAAATAAAGAGTATTGAATTGAAAAAATTGAGGAAAATATTGCACGTGATAGAAGAAATGATATATTATTAGTTGAAAAAGGATGGATACCAATTCATTTTTGGGAGAAGGAAGTCATAAAAAATGTAAGTGAGTGCTGTAAAATAATTTTGGAAAAATGCAGACACTCTGATACTTTCTGAAAGATTCAAGATAAAATCATGAATTAATCAATGGTAATGGGCATAAGCAAACTCCATGAGTATCTTTGGAGAAATCAACATCTACGGTCTAATTAAGTAAAATGTATTAAGGTATTCTCAAGGCTGTTTTAATATTCATATAATTAAAATTACTGCAGTTTATGTTTTGGTGTTTAGTGTTTGTCCCTCGATGCGCAGCCCCCTCCCGGCACGCCAAACCCTCCTTTTTCCTACATTTTTTAGGCGATCTCCAGTTCAAATCTGGTAGTCGCCTCTCTTATGAAAGCCTCAGAAACCTGATAGAATAAGGGTTTCTGGGGTTTTTACTTTGTGTTTTAGGTGTTTGTGCTTGTTTGCGTGGGCATTTTTTGTGTTTTAGAGGATGATTAATCTAGGATTGCCCTCATTTTTGGATAAGGTATAATTAATTTCGCAAATTCAATTTCATAATAAATAGACATGGTCTATAGCCGTTTGGTAGAATTAAGTTACCACACAAAACCCATCAAAGGAGGCTATAGAACATGTCTGATAACATTATACAATTAAATCAGGAACTTATCCATAATGAATTGAAAGATTTAGTACGCAACAGCGTTGAGGAAACCCTCAATGCTTTGCTCGATCATGAAGCAGATGAACTCGTCAATGCTGAAAAATATGAGCGCTCGGGTGATCGCAAAGGGTATCGTTCCGGCCATTACAACCGAAACTTTCAGACCACATCTGGCGAGGTCAACCTAAAGATGCCCAAGCTAAAGGGGGTTCAGTTTGAAACCGCCATCATCGAACGCTATCGTCGCAGAGAATGCTCTGTAGAAGAAGTACTCATTGAAATGTATCTTGCGGGTGTTTCTGTTCGCCGTGTTGAGGACATCACCAAGGCATTATGGGGAACCAAAGTTTCTCCTGGAACAATAAGTAACCTAAATAAGAAAGCTTAACAGCACATTGAAACATGGCGAAGCCGCAAACTTACCAGTTCTTATCCATATGTCTATGTTGATGGTGTCTACCTAAAGCGAAGTTGGGGAGGTGAGATCCAGAACGTCTCAATCCTGGTCGCCATCGGCGTCAATGAAGATGGTTGTCGCGAAATCATAGGTGCTGCTGAAGGAATGAAAGAAGATCGAGAAAGCTGGAAGACATTCTTTATATGGCTAAAAGAACGTGGGCTTTCAGGAGTCCGCCTCATTGTCGGCGACAAGTGCCTTGGAATGCTGGAATCCATTCCAGAAGTATTTCCAGAAGCTATGTATCAACGGTGTACCGTTCACTTCTACCGTAATATTTTTTCCGTAACACCCCGGAACAAAATGAAGGAAGTATCTATGATGCTAAAAGCCATTCATTCCCAGGAATGTAAATCATCTGGTCGCGAAAAAGCTGCACAGGTAGCAGAAAAACTACGTGAAATGAAGCTAACATCAGCTGCCAAAAAAGTTGAAGATGGTATTGAAGAAACCCTGTCTTATATGGATTTCCCATTTCAGCACTGGACAAGAATCAGAACTAATAACACGATCGAACGTCTCAATCGTGAGATCAAACGAAGGACAAGAGCGATCGGGGCTTTTCCCGATGGTCAGAGTGCCTTAATGCTAGTATGTGCTAGGCTCCGTCACGTAGCGGGAACCCAGTGGGGAATCAAACGCTATATGAATATGAACCATCTCCGAGAAATGGATATCCAGAAAAAGTCTGATATCATAGCCGGCTACCTAACGGCAAATTCATTTTAGCCATTTGGTTACCAGATAGTTAACCGGCTATGTGATCTGCTTCTTCAGCAGATTGCATTTGATCAAGATGTTTCATATTCATATATAGTTTAGCCCCCCACCAGGTCCCTGCCACATGGCGTAGACGAGCACATACTAGCATTAGGGCGGATTGGCCATCCGGGAATGTCCTACTACTTTTGTGCGTCGCTTTATTTCACGGTTCAGACGTTCTATGGTATTGTTTGTTCTTATACGATTCCAGTGTTAATAGGGAAAGTTCATGTATGTTAATGTTTCTTCAATTCCATTTTCCAGTTTTTTAGCTGCCTATTTAAGCTTCATTGTACGGAGCTCTTCTATCACCTGTTTTGCTTTTTCGTACTACTTCGTGGGGGGGGGCAGAAAATATGTTTCGATAGAAATGTACGGTGCAGCGCTGATATTTGGCATCTGGAAACACTTGTGGGATTGATTCTAACATTCCAAGGTTTTTGTCCCCAACAATTAAGCGGACACCTTTAAAGACGATATAGTGCCTCATTGACACCTATAGCTATCAGAATGATTTTTTACCTGTATGTGATATACGTTCTTCATAAATTGATCCCATGGCGGAATATGCCTGTATTGACAACCGCGGGCCGGCGGACCTATAATTTAGGCAGACATCCCTTGAAATATGAAAAAATGGACAAGCCTGGAAAAAGAAAAAAAGGAAACGGGTAATCGTACAGATGAGCAGAATAAAACTGTTTTTGCACTATTTAAGAACCCATATCTGGATACAGATAAGCTTTATTTTTATGATGTCCCTGGTGATGATTATTTTCTGTTATCAGGTCTATATGAGAAAGGCTTATGAGAATTTCCTGGTGAAAAAGAACCATCTGATGGAATCTGCTGTGCTGGACGCTATGCAGATGAATATTGACTATACTATGATGGAATATATCAATATGGGGGTTCAGATTGCGGTTGCCCCGGCTGTTTATGATCTGGCCGGCCGGCTGACGGGGACACGGGAAGACCCGGAACGGGATTTCATGATACTGAAAGCAACCTTTGCAAACATGGCCAATTATTCCAAGAATGTGATTAATATTTCCGTTGCTTCGGAAGAGGGAGAAGTCTATCAGTATGACCGTCTGTATCAGATTGATGCCATCATGTGGAGGCCGAAGGACTCCGGTTTTTTAAAAGAGATGTATAAGAAGATCTATGAGCGGGCCAATGACAGCATAGTGCCTAAGTATCTGGTGAGTACAGAACATGGCAGTCATCCGACGAACAAAGAACCGGTATTCCATATTTTCTATCCGATTGTTGGTAAGGAGAACAGTTTTTCCAAGATGCACGGGATGCTCTGCGTGACTTTTCGGCTCGATATGCTTCAGCCCTTTATGGATATTTTATCAGGGGAGGAGGGGACATACTCGCAGGCGTACGTGACGGAAGAGGGAGGAAGGATCATCTGCCACTCCAATCCAGAATATACGGGAAAACCGGAGTCGGTGTATCGGGAGGATGGAATGCTGTTTATCCTGGACAAACCTCTGGAAAAGGTGAACTGGCAGCTGCACGTTTCCCTTGATAAGGATCAGCTAGACAGAAGCGTGATGGGAATTATTGCTCAGGGTATGGGAGTTTATGTCTTTCTACTCCTTGTGGTGGCTGGGATATTTTATCTGATTATCAGAAAAGTGAATAAGCCGCTGCGCAGTATTGAGACCGCTATGGAGCTGACCGCCTCTGGCAGTGAAAAGCTACGCAATAAAGTTGTTGTGGAAGGCGAACACGAAATCTGGCAATTGGCCATAGGATACAACGATATGATAGACAAGCTGGTAAAGCAAGAAAAAGAGGTGGAGAAGAATTATCAGTTGTGCATAACAGCAATGGAACGGCAGCATCAGGCAGAGCGGGAAGCCCTGGAGACACAGATCAACGCTCATTTTCTGTGTAATACCCTAGGGACAATCAACTATGAGGCCATGGAGTGCGGCAATTTTAAGGTCTCAGAACTGATAAAGAAGCTGTCAAATATTCTGCGTTACACATTTGACCAGAAGTGCCAGAATGTATACATGTACCAGGAATTTGCTTGGATTGAGCAGTATTTATTCCTGCAGAAGGCGCGTCTTGAGGATGCCTTCGATTATGAGGTGGAGTTCCCGGAAGAATGTGTCAACTGGAGCTGCTGCAAGCTGATGCTTCAGCCATTTGTGGAGAATGCCATCCTACACGGGTTTGAGGGCAGAGAGAGCGGCGGGACGCTGTCCATTCAGGCCCGAAAAGAGGGGGAGCGGCTGACTGTTTCCATCAGGGATAATGGCTGCGGTATCTCTCCGGATAAGTTGGAGCGGATTCGGAAAGTCCTGACGGGGGAAGAAGGGGTGGAGATGAAGGAGATCGGAATCGGAATACGGAATGTGGCCGCCAGAATGCGTCTGTTTTATGGGGCCGGAATTTTGATGGAGGTCACTTCGGTAGAAGGGGAGGGGACTGAGTTCCGGTTCTTTATCCCTGAAGTAAAAAGGTAACAGGCAAAAGCGGGGAGGTATATAGCCATGAAGCTGATGATTGTTGAGGATGAACAGCGGGCGAGACGGGGACTGAAGAATATTATCTTATCTATTTCACAGGAAGATGAGATCGTGGCAGAGGCAGCTAACGGAAGAAGCGCTTTGGAGCTGATTAAGACTGTGAAACCGGATGCGGTATTTACGGACATTAAGATGCCGTTTATGGACGGACTCACACTGATTAAAGAAGTGCGGAAACTGGGAATGGGCACAAAATTTGTGATTATAAGCGCCTATGAGGAATTTGAATATGCAAGACAGGCGATTACGTGCGGCGTATCCGAATATCTGGTAAAACCGCTGATTATGGAAGACATCCGAAAGGCTCTCGACGCCGTCCGCGACAGGGGGGAACAGGATAACTGCAAGGTAAGTCTGTCTGAGTGCTATCCGGAAGTCCATCCGATTATCTTAAAGGCATTGCGAAAGATTGAAAATGAGTATTTGACACCAATGAACCAGAAGGATATGGCAAATGACTTGGGGATCAGCCCGGAATATTTTTCAGGGCTGTTCAGCAAAAATATGGGAGAATCTTTCGTACATTTTCTGAGAAATTACCGTATTGAGATAGCAAAATCCCTCTATCTCCACAGTGACATTCCGAGAGAGGAAGTACCTTTTAAAGTAGGATTTGTAGATGAGAAGTATTATAACCGGGTTTTTAAGAACGCTACAGGGATGAGCGTAGGGGAATATATTCGTGAAAACAGAAGATAGCAGTGTAAGGAGAAGAGATGGATTCCTGATTCAGGGGATCCATTTTCTGATTTATGGGGGAAATCAGGAGAAAGTTACATTAAAATCATGCTAAAATATTAAAATTTTATCTTAAAAATGGGGCCGAATCTTAAAGATATCGGTTAATTTTTTTTCTGCGATTGTTTATAATGGT from Lacrimispora sphenoides JCM 1415 encodes the following:
- a CDS encoding DUF3883 domain-containing protein yields the protein MLEELKKINRLGDKGDIILFLKSVIGRQRLYRKDIQKICEYSSERIFQNINSILLYCEYLELIIVEEKIYISPVIGRVLDDPIKLNDTIISNTISKMFSVQAFEQNMFIFDVLEKRFIFKNEKLSLDYFIFRNLLISQGFFEVIRTNTKFKFFVASQYEVLISSFCKERNKAFTIEQLRKKLEENELAGEMAECFVLSFERKRITNVNLKDLIKRISDIDVGAGYDIVSFNSNNSVSIDRFIEVKAISDLESFYWSKNEYDIAKLKGNEYCLYLVDLKRITDNEYIPMIIKNPANTLFKSDDWLVESQSFHVWHV
- a CDS encoding DEAD/DEAH box helicase; the encoded protein is MPTISIDLDVMNKKIFLYGDIEKLKSHRFAWRYIKDYLKPLVETDKIVIPISEKDTITLLSDIREMLKKYGFNEKQSNTSEQALLDFYKEEEKFSEFSEKAFDIRNNKCVFEEFKSFSDSVAIRLPNRSLYPLQLLSAYHLAFAQNACNFSVPGAGKTSIVYGAYAYLKHLPEGDLKKIDKLLIVGPLSSFGPWELEYAECFGKKPNAKRLISGLSHEAKTDYLYSRNTAEITLISYASLVPLKNELEFYLKYNRVMMVLDEAHKAKNTSGGITAETVLSLSKNCSARVVLTGTPAPNGYEDLYNMFKFIWPNKNIIGFQVNQLKDMTSRINDLRVDRLINNIAPFFMRIKKSDLNIPLATVHPPIEVEMGPIQRRIYDFVEKKYINSLLNDGIPDTSSRFKSLLAQAKVLRLMQVATNPAMLKEPLCEFLQDDDCCQEVYRSVDDVDVLKEIGEYEILETPSKYVAAKELIERIINGGSKVVVWATFIHTIHEFKDYLSINGIASQELYGAIPVEQEGIEGETNQQIVTREKIVAEFQKEDCPYKVIIANPFAVAESISLHKACHNAIYLERSFNAAHFVQSKDRIHRYGLKPGTETHYFFIVSKDSIDDTINERLTEKERRMTEIMENMPIPLFDNISFDLGDEDIKALIKDYVRRTKKN
- a CDS encoding cache domain-containing sensor histidine kinase; amino-acid sequence: MSRIKLFLHYLRTHIWIQISFIFMMSLVMIIFCYQVYMRKAYENFLVKKNHLMESAVLDAMQMNIDYTMMEYINMGVQIAVAPAVYDLAGRLTGTREDPERDFMILKATFANMANYSKNVINISVASEEGEVYQYDRLYQIDAIMWRPKDSGFLKEMYKKIYERANDSIVPKYLVSTEHGSHPTNKEPVFHIFYPIVGKENSFSKMHGMLCVTFRLDMLQPFMDILSGEEGTYSQAYVTEEGGRIICHSNPEYTGKPESVYREDGMLFILDKPLEKVNWQLHVSLDKDQLDRSVMGIIAQGMGVYVFLLLVVAGIFYLIIRKVNKPLRSIETAMELTASGSEKLRNKVVVEGEHEIWQLAIGYNDMIDKLVKQEKEVEKNYQLCITAMERQHQAEREALETQINAHFLCNTLGTINYEAMECGNFKVSELIKKLSNILRYTFDQKCQNVYMYQEFAWIEQYLFLQKARLEDAFDYEVEFPEECVNWSCCKLMLQPFVENAILHGFEGRESGGTLSIQARKEGERLTVSIRDNGCGISPDKLERIRKVLTGEEGVEMKEIGIGIRNVAARMRLFYGAGILMEVTSVEGEGTEFRFFIPEVKR
- a CDS encoding response regulator transcription factor, producing the protein MKLMIVEDEQRARRGLKNIILSISQEDEIVAEAANGRSALELIKTVKPDAVFTDIKMPFMDGLTLIKEVRKLGMGTKFVIISAYEEFEYARQAITCGVSEYLVKPLIMEDIRKALDAVRDRGEQDNCKVSLSECYPEVHPIILKALRKIENEYLTPMNQKDMANDLGISPEYFSGLFSKNMGESFVHFLRNYRIEIAKSLYLHSDIPREEVPFKVGFVDEKYYNRVFKNATGMSVGEYIRENRR
- a CDS encoding very short patch repair endonuclease — its product is MKHPKFSTTPEVSLRMSKVHLKGGKAEDLLVKALWHKKIRYRKNYKPLPGSPDIAITKHKVAVFVDGEFWHGYNWSERKEKIKSNKEY